A stretch of Henckelia pumila isolate YLH828 chromosome 4, ASM3356847v2, whole genome shotgun sequence DNA encodes these proteins:
- the LOC140862927 gene encoding uncharacterized protein has product MAVYRWEPHHQHTIKQIWRQMCADTYRSTLCRWRQRGSAPRTIDQTIWATYLAHWETEEWQKLSRAYRNNRRSEPAGLGTGPAKHIAGSRPYAVHAASLRQELNRDPNSYELHLKTHRRLNGTFVDGKSQQISEEFERRITESFPLRHIGEEQHCPTANEVNAIYFDVVGGVSHRRVYGIGSTAQTIFSDEMTPRSRGCSQMKSTMASQLQAAKEETQAARLETQQLRAEHEQTQARLRAEHKQTQARLSKMEKMMTTICSAINKKKKQSTEGTRAATSSVPSYSLRIQEPSQPDHEDAEDDDETQQASDGSQFC; this is encoded by the exons ATG GCTGTGTACAGGTGGGAGCCGCACCACCAACATACAATTAAACAAATTTGGAGACAAATGTGTGCAGATACATACCGCAGCACACTTTGTCGTTGGAGGCAGCGTGGCAGCGCACCTCGTACTATAGATCAGACGATctgggctacttatcttgcccATTGGGAGACGGAAGAGTGGCAGAAGCTGTCGAGGGCATACAGGAATAACAGACGGAGCGAGCCTGCTGGTCTAGGGACTGGTCCAGCGAAGCACATTGCTGGCTCACGACCCTATGCGGTTCACGCTGCGAGCCTG CGTCAGGAGCTGAATAGAGATCCGAACAGTTACGAGCTACATCTAAAGACGCACAGGCGGCTGAACGGGACCTTTGTTGATGGCAAGTCCCAACAAATCAGT GAAGAGTTCGAGCGTCGAATCACCGAGAGCTTTCCATTGAGGCATATCGGAGAAGAGCAGCACTGCCCGACGGCTAACGAGGTAAATGCAATTTATTTTGACGTCGTCGGTGGCGTTAGTCATCGACGGGTATATGGTATTGGGTCTACCGCCCAGACCATATTCTCGGATGAGATGACACCTCGTTCTCGCGGGTGTAGTCAGATGAAGTCGACGATGGCGTCACAGCTTCAGGCTGCGAAGGAGGAGACCCAGGCAGCAAGACTGGAGACGCAGCAGCTTCGAGCAGAGCACGAGCAGACTCAGGCACGGCTTCGAGCAGAGCACAAGCAGACTCAGGCACGACTGAGTAAGATGGAGAAGATGATGACTACTATATGCTCTGCGAtcaacaagaagaagaaacaaTCCACAGAAGGCACTCGTGCTGCTACGTCTTCCGTTCCATCTTATTCGCTGCGTATTCAGGAGCCCTCTCAGCCCGACCACGAGGACGCTGAGGATGACGACGAGACCCAGCAGGCTTCTGATGGGTCACAGTTCTGTTAG
- the LOC140862928 gene encoding uncharacterized protein: protein MRWHHDHVYDGETMTHPSDSPAWRNFTETHPHFASEIRNVRLALSADGFQPFGQTGQQYSSWPVIMTPYNLPSWMCMKDEYMFLTVLAPGPKNPKDKLDVFLQPLIAELQSLWVDGTVTYDVHSRTNITLRAALMWTISYFPAYAMLSGWSTAGKQACPHCMSDSEAFTLPHSRKTCWFGNHRKFLPVEHPLRHSRNLFRRGRTVSHTARPTRSGFELLDELDSYGFLPSYEVDTEEHNKELSKLLAGGWRKRSIFWELPYWSSNMVRHNLDVMHIDKNVFDNIFNTLMNVPEKTKDNAKSRADLCRNVHKTRVAFRYWQRLISKGNIFPRKRRKTSSLKMVERYTLSVFKVVGRSIGASKSRHLQNNEYHAVATYMLLNCAETRSFVQMYENHLRSSVPGIYNADVDAQLQQHFFQWFKNYETLNQDFNISPDIKQLALGPQFKVKCLRGYCVNGFKFHTKEDSTHKATDNSGVHVRGVAGDGTSTNYYGIIDEILEVKYAGNSQSKTVLFKCTWFDTHPRLGTRVHPKYKIVEINRKRSLRYYDPFVFCTQASQVVYLAYPSTKKIISDWVYVGGLKKREYIQQIRSDTDQVDGNVANEAFQNHESQSHGLETQLLLNTQNLVYVTVMYDNDIDVGTQNSDTDDVQAFTDESSNNQSEDSE from the exons ATGCGGTGGCACCACGACCATGTGTATGATGGGGAAACGATGACTCACCCGTCGGACTCACCTGCTTGGCGTAATTTCACAGAAACACACCCTCATTTTGCAAGCGAGATCAGGAATGTGAGACTAGCACTTTCAGCTGACGGTTTCCAACCATTTGGGCAGACTGGTCAGCAGTACTCATCGTGGCCCGTGATTATGACTCCTTACAATTTGCCGTCTTGGATGTGCATGAAAGATGAGTACATGTTCCTCACTGTGCTTGCTCCTGGTCCAAAGAACCCCAAGGACAAACTTGATGTATTTTTGCAACCACTCATCGCAGAACTACAGTCACTCTGGGTCGATGGTACTGTTACGTACGACGTTCATTCTCGCACAAACATCACTTTGAGAGCAGCTCTCATGTGGACGATCAGTTATTTTCCCGCGTACGCAATGTTATCCGGTTGGAGTACAGCTGGTAAACAAGCTTGCCCACACTGTATGTCGGACTCAGAGGCGTTTACACTACCACATAGCAGGAAGACTTGTTGGTTTGGCAACCATAGAAAGTTTCTTCCCGTCGAGCATCCATTGCGTCATAGCAGGAACCTTTTCAGAAGAGGGCGCACGGTGTCGCACACTGCCAGGCCTACAAGATCTGGATTTGAGTTACTCGACGAGTTGGACTCATACGGTTTTCTACCATCGTACGAAGTTGACACTGAAGAGCATAACAAAGAATTATCCAAATTGTTGGCAGGCGGATGGAGGAAGAGAAGTATTTTTTGGGAGTTGCCTTACTGGAGCTCGAACATGGTCAGACATAATTTGGACGTGATGCACATCGATAAAAACGTGTTTGATAACATCTTCAATACGTTAATGAATGTTCCGGAAAAGActaaagataacgcaaaatctAGGGCAGACCTTTGTCGAAATGTCCATAAGACCAGAGTTGCATTTCGATATTGGCAGCGGCTGATATCCAAAGGCAATATATTCCCTCGAAAAAGAAGAAAGACGAGCTCTCTGAAGATGGTTGAAAGAT ATACTTTATCGGTTTTCAAAGTTGTGGGCAGGTCTATTGGTGCATCAAAATCTAGACATCTTCAGAACAATGAATATCATGCTGTTGCGACTTACATGTTGTTAAATTGTGCTGAGACGAGATCCTTTGTTCA AATGTACGAAAACCATCTGAGATCAAGTGTTCCGGGCATTTATAACGCTGACGTCGATGCACAATTACAACAACATTTTTTCCAATGGTTCAAAAACTAT GAAACTTTAAACCAAGATTTTAACATTTCACCAGATATAAAACAACTTGCTCTCGGGCCGCAATTCAAAGTCAAATGTCTTCGGGGTTATTGTGTTAACGGTTTCAAATTTCATACGAAAGAAGATAGTACTCACAAAGCCACAGATAATTCAGGGGTCCATGTTCGTGGGGTGGCTGGTGATGGGACGTCAACGAACTATTACGGCATCATAGATGAAATACTCGAGGTAAAGTACGCTGGTAATTCACAAAGCAAGACTGTACTTTTCAAATGCACGTGGTTTGATACGCATCCAAGATTGGGTACGCGTGTTCATCCGAAATATAAAATAGTCGAAATCAATCGAAAGAGAAGTCTACGGTACTACGACCCATTTGTTTTCTGCACCCAAGCTTCACAAGTGGTGTACTTAGCGTATCCTTCAACGAAGAAAATAATATCTGATTGGGTCTACGTCGGTGGCCTTAAAAAACGCGAATACATTCAACAAATCAGAAGTGACACTGACCAGGTCGACGGTAACGTCGCAAACGAAGCATTTCAGAACCACGAGAGTCAAAGTCATGGGTTGGAAACACAACTATTGCTGAACACACAAAACCTCGTTTACGTAACCGTGATGTACGACAACGACATCGACGTCGGAACTCAAAATAGTGATACAGACGATGTGCAGGCATTCACAGATGAGAGTTCAAACAACCAGTCTGAAGATAGTGAATGA
- the LOC140865127 gene encoding peroxisomal nicotinamide adenine dinucleotide carrier-like, with protein sequence MGWAESVAQMSAQELLGCLLFVLPVFKNKAKAIVAENKRKGHGDGTLGMLSWLIVAVLDGSLNVLITNPIWVLVTRMQDASLAIPLLSPVLVPMAQSIGPLLSQIASSPWLEVCQQIN encoded by the exons ATGGGCTGGGCAGAAAGCGTGGCGCAGATGTCAGCACAAGAG CTGCTAGGGTGTTTATTATTCGTTTTAccagttttcaaaaataaagCCAAGGCTATAGTagctgaaaataaaagaaaaggacACGGGGATGGCACTCTAGGAATGCTTTCGTGGCTTATTGTTGCGGTCCTTGATGG GTCACTAAATGTTTTGATAACGAACCCAATATGGGTTCTTGTGACTCGTATGCAG GACGCAAGCCTGGCCATTCCTTTGCTTTCACCTGTTCTTGTTCCAATGGCTCAAAGCATTGGGCCACTTTTGTCACAAATAGCATCATCACCATG GCTAGAAGTTTGCCAACAAATAAACTGA